The following nucleotide sequence is from Paracrocinitomix mangrovi.
ACCTCAAACTGAAAAAGTGGATTTAACAATTGATAAAACCGGTCTATCAAAATACTTTGATAAAGCAGAATTTGTTCAAAAGACAATAGCTCAAATTGAAAAAGACCTGGATGGACTATGTAAGTTACAAGTTGAATTTACTTCAACAAAAGAAGATGATGTATTAGATCATATTATGGTACAGCTATCTGAGGTGCTCAAGCAAATGTCTTCTAGAAATTTGCAACAATTCATTTACAGGGTGGATCTTCAAGAAGGACAATATTTAGAAGCGCTTAGAAAGGAAGATGAGTTGGTAGAGTTATCATATATGGTGATAAGAAGAGAAGCGCTTAAAGTTTATTTAAGGACACAGTTCTAAATTCGTACTCCAATCATACAAACATCATCAATTTGTTCCATGGTGCCTCTCCATTTCTCAAATGCATTATTTAAGAGTGCTTTTTGTTCAATCACATCTAAATTGTGAATCTCAGATACCAATGCTTTTAAATTTTGGATTTTGAATTTTCTACCTGTCTCTTCTCCAAACTGATCTGCAAATCCATCAGTAAATAGATACAATACATCTCCTTTTTCCAATTTCACGGTATGGCAAGTGAAAGGTAATTTCTTAGGATGCAGTCCAATTGGTTGTTTGTCTGGTTTTAATTCAATTAAATCCTCGCCTCTAAAAATCCAAAGTGGATTATTTGCACCAGACCACATCAACTCATTTGTTTTACGATTCCACATACACAATGTGATATCCATTCCGTCTCTGATAACATTTAGTGATGTGAAGTAATCGGCAGGTGGGTTTTTGTCTTTGGTAAGCTGTTCAATCACAACTTCTCTGGTAAAGTCAAGGAATTTACCGGTGTCTTCTAAGCCTTGTTCTTTAACTGCACGATTCAATGCATTTGAACACACTACACTTACCATTGCTCCAGGTACTCCATGACCAGTACAGTCTGCTACAGCAAAACACAAAATGTCTTCCTGTTCATTCATCCAGTAAAAATCACCAGCTACAATATCTTTAGGCTTATAAAGAATAAATGAATCCGGTAGATTATCAAAGAAGTAATCATCATCAGGTAAAATGGCTTGTTGAATTCGTTTAGCATATGAAATACTATCAGTGATTTCTTTTTGCTTTTTCTCTACCATTTCTCTTTGATAATCTGCTTCTTTCTTTTGCTCTACAACTTCTAAAGTTCTTTCTTTCACTGCGGTTTCTAACCACTGACTTCTTCTCTTAAGTTGTCTTTCTCTGTTTTTAATATAAGTGAACAATCCGGCACCCAAAATCAGTATGATGATTAGGTAAAACCAATATGCTTTGTAAAAAGGTGTTGCAATGCTAAAGGGAATGGAGATCACATTACTTTCACTTCCCATAGTACTTATAGCTTTTACTTGGATAGCATAATCACCATCTTTGAGATCAGTCAATCGAATGATATTTGAATTTCCATTGTTGATCCAGCCATCTTTTTGCCCAACTAATCTGTATTGAAATTGATGAGGTGTTACAGACATTAATTGGTTGCTGGCAAATTCAAAAGTGAGAAAGTTCTCATCCCAATCAAATTCATATTTGCCATCAGCTATAGCATTTCTTTTATTGAAATCGCATAATTCATCATTGATAGAAACATCAGATAAATATATTTCTAATGTTCTATCGGTATTTATCAATTTATCTGGATCAAAAGTTAGTACACCGTTAATTGTTGTGAAGTACATTTTGCCTTGATGATCTACCATGGTTGGATGTGGATAAAATTCTCCAACATTTAATCCATAATTAGAGCCATAACGCATTTTTAATCCTGTAGAATCATTAAAACAGTACAAATCGTTCTTTAATCCTAACCAAAAGGTTCCTTTTTCATCAAGGTATATTGAATTGACACTTTCATTGTCATATAAACCAAATTTTTCATTCAGTTTTTCATACTCATATGTAATGGGGTTAAAACTGTAAATTCCATTGTTTGTACCCAACCAAACATTTTCATCCTTTTTTAGACAACTTAATACCTGTCTGTCTGGGAAATAGTGTTCCTTGCTTTTAGGGCCAAAAAGTATGTAGTCTTTTTTCTTTACATCAGCAATAATAAAGTTCCCATTGTACTCAGAAAGCAACCATTTGTTTGGGGCAATTATTTCACCAAAATCAGTTGTTATTCCAACGGGAAAACTAAAAAGGACCTCTAATTCTTTTGAGGTAGAATCGTACATATGAACAGTTGAATAATAAGGGATTGATTCCAAAAATGCCAATGGTTCATTTCCTTTATTATGCTTAAATAAGACTTTATAAGCTAAAAATCTGTTTGGATAATCTGTACCACTTTTATCGTTTAGATGGAAAACGTAAGGAGATTCATGTACCACCATTGCCAGGTTCCCATCTTTAAATCTAAAATCCTTAGAATAAACATCAGTTCGGGTTTTATATATATATGTTTTAGGAAAGTAATGCTCAGACAATTCAAAATTGTTCAAATTAACAGTTCTCATTCCATCATCATGAGTGATGTACATTATGCTGTCTCTTATCATTAACTGACTTGCAGGTATTGACTGCAATGATCGATTAACGTATGTCAGGTTAAAATAATCCCAGGGAATTAAATGAAACTGCTGTAATTCTTCTTGATAGACATTTACACCACCAGATTTAGTCATTATCCAGATTTCACCACCTGCATTTACACTTAAGCTGCTAATCCTATTGTCATCTAAGCTTTTGTCTTTGTAAATGTTATTTTTTAAATAATTAACCTCGTCTGTTTGTACATCTACCACCATTATACCTTCATTAGGTGTGCTTATCCATAAATTATTGCCATGCTTGATATATCCTAAGGTATTAACTACATTGGGTCTGCCATATTCTTTTTCATTCATTACAACCCTGTCCATTGTACTATCGCTAGCGTCTAGTTTAATTAGCCCACTGTAGGTTCCAAACCAAATGTTGCCATTATCATCCTGGTGAACGAAATTGACAATTCTACTTGCTAGCTCTACTCTTGAAGCTACGTACTTATTGTTGTTTGAAGCGCAGTATTTGTCGATAGGAAGCTTTTGAAATGTTTTATCCTCAGGATTGTAAATAGTTGGCCATGAATGATGAAGACCATTTTCATAAAAGAAGGTGAACAACATTTTACCATCATGCAATTCAATTAGATCAAGCGAACAAATTGGAAAGTC
It contains:
- a CDS encoding SpoIIE family protein phosphatase — encoded protein: MKWIIYLFICFPSLIFAQFSKDAVFMHLSGSQLKSNSLYSHQWDSRGSLWAASDQGLTHFNGYTSHSYKGTPEYPELFKSNNILGIFKTGEDEFWITYVNDKILSKFNPIDFSFEHYYADTLKENTIPYAFITNVYKDSRDNIWLTTWGEGIHLFNEENGNCSKLLLPAEEAGVDFPICSLDLIELHDGKMLFTFFYENGLHHSWPTIYNPEDKTFQKLPIDKYCASNNNKYVASRVELASRIVNFVHQDDNGNIWFGTYSGLIKLDASDSTMDRVVMNEKEYGRPNVVNTLGYIKHGNNLWISTPNEGIMVVDVQTDEVNYLKNNIYKDKSLDDNRISSLSVNAGGEIWIMTKSGGVNVYQEELQQFHLIPWDYFNLTYVNRSLQSIPASQLMIRDSIMYITHDDGMRTVNLNNFELSEHYFPKTYIYKTRTDVYSKDFRFKDGNLAMVVHESPYVFHLNDKSGTDYPNRFLAYKVLFKHNKGNEPLAFLESIPYYSTVHMYDSTSKELEVLFSFPVGITTDFGEIIAPNKWLLSEYNGNFIIADVKKKDYILFGPKSKEHYFPDRQVLSCLKKDENVWLGTNNGIYSFNPITYEYEKLNEKFGLYDNESVNSIYLDEKGTFWLGLKNDLYCFNDSTGLKMRYGSNYGLNVGEFYPHPTMVDHQGKMYFTTINGVLTFDPDKLINTDRTLEIYLSDVSINDELCDFNKRNAIADGKYEFDWDENFLTFEFASNQLMSVTPHQFQYRLVGQKDGWINNGNSNIIRLTDLKDGDYAIQVKAISTMGSESNVISIPFSIATPFYKAYWFYLIIILILGAGLFTYIKNRERQLKRRSQWLETAVKERTLEVVEQKKEADYQREMVEKKQKEITDSISYAKRIQQAILPDDDYFFDNLPDSFILYKPKDIVAGDFYWMNEQEDILCFAVADCTGHGVPGAMVSVVCSNALNRAVKEQGLEDTGKFLDFTREVVIEQLTKDKNPPADYFTSLNVIRDGMDITLCMWNRKTNELMWSGANNPLWIFRGEDLIELKPDKQPIGLHPKKLPFTCHTVKLEKGDVLYLFTDGFADQFGEETGRKFKIQNLKALVSEIHNLDVIEQKALLNNAFEKWRGTMEQIDDVCMIGVRI